In a genomic window of Rhinoderma darwinii isolate aRhiDar2 chromosome 10, aRhiDar2.hap1, whole genome shotgun sequence:
- the STT3A gene encoding dolichyl-diphosphooligosaccharide--protein glycosyltransferase subunit STT3A, producing the protein MTRLGFLRLSYEKQDTLLKLLILSMAAILSFSTRLFSVLRFESVIHEFDPYFNYRTTRFLTEEGFYNFHNWFDDRAWYPLGRIIGGTIYPGLMITSAAFYHVLHFFHVTIDIRNVCVFLAPLFSSFTTIVTYHLTKELKDAGAGLLAAAMIAVVPGYISRSVAGSYDNEGIAIFCMLLTYYMWIKAVKTGSIYWAAMCALAYFYMVSSWGGYVFLINLIPLHVLVLMLTGRFSHRIYVAYCTVYCLGTILSMQISFVGFQPVLSSEHMAALGVFGLCQIHAFVDYLRSKLNTQQFEILFRSIISLVGFILLTVGAVLMLTGKISPWTGRFYSLLDPSYAKNNIPIIASVSEHQPTTWSSYYFDLQLLVFMFPVGLYYCFSNLSDARIFIIMYGVTSMYFSAVMVRLMLVLAPVMCILSGIGVSQVLSTYMKNLDISRPDKKTKKQQDSTYPIKNEVASGMIMVMAFFLITYTFHSTWVTSEAYSSPSIVLSARGGDGSRIIFDDFREAYYWLRHNTPEDAKVMSWWDYGYQITAMANRTILVDNNTWNNTHISRVGQAMASTEEKAYEIMRELDVSYVLVIFGGLTGYSSDDINKFLWMVRIGGSTDTGKHIKEHDYYTPTGEFRVDREGSPVLLNCLMYKMCYYRFGQVYTEAKRPPGYDRVRNAEIGNKDFELDVLEEAYTTEHWLVRIYKVKDLDNRGLSRT; encoded by the exons ATGACTCGGTTAGGATTTTTGCGGCTGTCCTATGAGAAACAGGACACTCTTCTCAAACTCCTCATCCTGTCCATGGCCGCAATTCTCT CTTTTTCCACCAGGTTATTCTCCGTCTTGAGGTTTGAAAGTGTCATCCATGAGTTTGATCC TTATTTCAACTACCGGACCACCAGGTTCCTGACAGAAGAAGGGTTTTATAACTTCCATAATTGGTTCGATGACCGAGCATGGTATCCACTGGGAAGAATTATAGGGGGAACCATCTACCCAG GTTTGATGATCACGTCGGCAGCGTTTTACCATGTTCTGCACTTTTTTCACGTCACCATCGACATCAGAAATGTATGCGTGTTCCtcgctcccctgttctcctcctTCACCACTATTGTCACTTACCACCTGACCAAAGAGCTGAAA GATGCCGGTGCGGGGCTTTTAGCCGCGGCAATGATCGCGGTTGTTCCGGGGTACATCTCGCGTTCTGTGGCTggatcatatgataatgaag GTATTGCCATCTTCTGCATGCTGCTCACCTATTACATGTGGATCAAGGCGGTGAAGACGGGCTCCATCTACTGGGCAGCAATGTGCGCTCTCGCCTATTTCTACATG GTGTCATCCTGGGGAGGTTACGTCTTTCTGATCAACCTCATCCCTCTTCACGTCCTTGTGTTGATGCTGACTGGACGCTTCTCTCACCGCATCTACGTGGCTTATTGCACGGTGTATTGTTTGGGCACCATCCTGTCCATGCAGATCTCCTTTGTTGGATTCCAG CCTGTTCTGTCCTCTGAGCACATGGCGGCCTTAGGAGTGTTTGGCCTGTGTCAGATTCACGCCTTCGTGGACTATCTCCGGAGTAAGCTGAACACCCAGCAGTTTGAGATCCTCTTCCGGAGCATCATCTCCTTGGTGGGCTTTATCCTGCTCACTGTTGGAGCTGTACTTATGCTGACAG GTAAAATCTCTCCGTGGACTGGCCGCTTCTATTCCCTCCTGGATCCTTCTTATGCCAAGAACAACATTCCCATCATCGCGTCCGTTTCTGAACATCAGCCCACTACCTGGTCCTCCTACTACTTTGATCTGCAGCTCCTTGTCTTCATGTTCCCAG TCGGCCTCTATTACTGCTTCAGCAACCTGTCCGATGCCAGAATATTCATCATCATGTACGGAGTCACCAGCATGTACTTCTCCGCTGTCATG GTACGTCTGATGCTGGTTTTGGCTCCCGTCATGTGCATTCTGTCTGGTATTGGGGTATCTCAGGTATTATCCACATACATGAAGAACCTGGATATAAGCCGTCCAGATAAAAAGACAAAGAAACAGCAGGATTCCACCTACCCCATCAAAAACGAG GTCGCCAGCGGGATGATTATGGTCATGGCTTTCTTCTTGATCACTTACACATTCCATTCTACCTGGGTCACCAGTGAAGCGTATTCCTCGCCCTCCATCGTGCTCTCTGCCCGCGGCGGTGATGGAAGTCGGATCATTTTCGATGATTTCAGAGAGGCTTATTACTGGCTGAGGCACAACACCCCCGAG GATGCCAAGGTGATGTCTTGGTGGGATTATGGATACCAGATAACAGCCATGGCTAATAGAACGATCCTGGTGGACAATAACACCTGGAATAACACGCACATTTCCAGAGTGGGCCAG GCGATGGCGTCCACTGAGGAAAAAGCCTATGAGATTATGAGAGAGCTGGATGTCAGTTATGTCCTTGTTATATTTGGAGGTCTGACCGGATATTCATCAGACG ataTTAACAAGTTTCTGTGGATGGTGAGAATTGGTGGCAGCACAGATACCGGTAAACACATAAAAGAACACGATTACTACACCCCAACAGGGGAGTTCCGTGTGGACAGAGAGGGCTCCCCAGTTCTCCTCAATTGCCTTATGTATAAGATGTGCTACTACCGGTTTGGACAAGTTTACACAGAAGCCA AGCGACCTCCAGGTTATGACCGCGTGAGGAACGCTGAGATTGGAAACAAAGACTTTGAGCTTGATGTCTTGGAGGAAGCGTACACCACCGAGCACTGGCTGGTCAGAATATACAAG GTGAAAGATCTGGATAACCGCGGATTGTCACGGACATAA